The Brassica oleracea var. oleracea cultivar TO1000 chromosome C6, BOL, whole genome shotgun sequence genome includes a region encoding these proteins:
- the LOC106299129 gene encoding defensin-like protein 1, whose amino-acid sequence MAKFASIIVLLFAALVLFAGFEAPTMVEAQKLCERPSGTWSGVCGNNNACKNQCIRLEKARHGSCNYVFPAHKCICYFPC is encoded by the exons ATGGCTAAGTTTGCTTCCATCATTGTCCTTCTCTTTGCTGCTCTTGTCCTTTTTGCTGGTTTCG AAGCGCCAACAATGGTGGAAGCACAGAAGTTGTGTGAGAGGCCAAGTGGGACATGGTCAGGAGTTTGTGGAAACAATAATGCGTGTAAGAATCAGTGCATTCGACTTGAGAAAGCACGACATGGATCTTGCAACTATGTCTTCCCAGCTCACAAGTGTATCTGCTATTTCCCTTGTTAA
- the LOC106299293 gene encoding defensin-like protein 3, giving the protein MAKAATITTFLFAALVLFAAFEAPTMVDAKLCERPSGTWSGVCGNNNECKKQCIRLEGARHGSCNYVFPAHKCICYFPC; this is encoded by the exons ATGGCTAAGGCTGCTACCATCACCACCTTTCTCTTTGCTGCTCTTGTTTTGTTTGCTGCTTTTG AAGCACCAACAATGGTGGACGCAAAGTTGTGCGAGAGGCCAAGTGGGACATGGTCAGGAGTTTGTGGAAACAATAATGAGTGTAAGAAGCAGTGCATTCGACTTGAAGGAGCACGTCATGGATCTTGCAATTATGTCTTCCCTGCTCACAAGTGCATCTGCTACTTCCCATGTTAA
- the LOC106299402 gene encoding defensin-like protein 1: MAKAATITTFLFVALVFFAAFEAPTMVDAKLCERPSGTWSGVCGNNHACKNQCIRLEGARHGSCNFVFPANKCICYFPC, encoded by the exons ATGGCTAAGGCTGCTACCATCACCACCTTTCTCTTTGTTGCTCTTGTTTTCTTTGCTGCTTTTG AAGCACCAACAATGGTGGACGCAAAGTTGTGCGAGAGGCCAAGTGGGACATGGTCAGGAGTTTGTGGAAACAATCATGCGTGTAAGAATCAGTGCATTCGACTTGAAGGAGCACGTCATGGATCTTGCAACTTTGTCTTCCCTGCTAACAAGTGCATCTGCTACTTCCCATGTTAA